A window of Festucalex cinctus isolate MCC-2025b chromosome 6, RoL_Fcin_1.0, whole genome shotgun sequence contains these coding sequences:
- the pik3r5 gene encoding phosphoinositide 3-kinase regulatory subunit 5 isoform X1 has translation MQHTSCTEDRIQHALDRCLDGLRHSPTAAHRWDVLMCCVGQSMNRWSLEELVKRDPDNSIILLQQILRKTKEVQERCQYELVAPLAIMFTSTLLQTPYCPPDTELLESAMEVFGAFLTWPEPYCSVCRNLLSTLQLEIKAPGISFQRLVREEQDLNASCQSTKTMTVLLMNSSEVPADFLSVAEQLSCVQHSEKDTYITLIKHAFQSAFGTKHPLCSIHAALQEKGVEELREIFSMVSGVLETAAAKSDSLEGRGHVIQELEGLRERLSVPASSGRKSDVTGMLQTFPIPTAKCRMFHWEKDNFDVLNTLLDDEPQNVSTREHLKEDEDEADIEDDEGHDTLSAVSESYAPSFHSGADSDFFEDSDDSISSPKSAKSPARLSQHLYRLLRKPKRSLNRAKSLGYTESKDFSVVREIRSNSLPHHVQLRSPEPTSSSSQAPLNHTVRQVCFRRRPILSCDEDEKSATLRVVVFGADHVAGKVARAYNRLRQKESACPRLSRAFKIQFYFVPVKKDSAAGQSCLISPSPKGVNEAVNLNGAEDSTNDIAHLLGMLDPWYERNTLSLLKLPANIVCQQTSKTESESYDSSYEQRLPILADLILYYCRYAARPALIQLYQAELTLASGERRTEVFVHSLELGHTAGTRAIKAMGTASKRFGIDGDREAVPLQLDIMYNRVVISGRSQCKRESKMCTSVNLTKACKNPEELDSQFECLQLSMTEVLKRQNGKSKKGYNMHMSLTEVKVDKVQVSGAADTTFAVCLDQDEKKVLQSVIRCDISVCSKPDSSSDWRQRQAEMSAQIQPLHPTFCSLLCLPIVTFSGALP, from the exons ATGCAGCACACCTCTTGCACGGAGGACAGGATCCAGCACGCACTGGACCGATGCCTGGATGGGCTGAGACACAGTCCAACAGCAGCACACCGCTGGGATG TGCTGATGTGCTGCGTGGGCCAGTCAATGAACCGCTGGAGCCTGGAGGAGCTGGTGAAGAGAGACCCCGACAACTCCATCATCCTCTTGCAGCAGATCCtgaggaagaccaaagag GTGCAGGAGAGGTGTCAGTATGAGCTGGTGGCGCCACTTGCCATCATGTTCACCTCCACGCTGCTGCAG ACGCCGTACTGTCCTCCAGACACGGAGCTACTCGAGAGCGCCATGGAGGTGTTTGGTGCCTTCCTCACGTGGCCCGAGCCGTACTGCAGCGTGTGTCGAAACCTGCTCTCCACACTGCAGCTGGAGATCAAGGCTCCAG GGATTTCTTTTCAGAGATTGGTGAGAGAAGAGCAGGACTTGAACGCCAGCTGTCAGTCCACCAAGAccat GACGGTGTTGCTGATGAACTCGAGCGAGGTGCCTGCTGACTTTCTGTCAGTGGCCGAGCAACTCAGTTGCGTTCAGCACTCTGAGAAGGACACCTACATCACTCTCATCAAACATGCCTTCCAGTCAGCGTTTGGTACCAAGCATCCACTCTGCAGTATCCATGCAGCATTGCAG GAAAAAGGTGTTGAAGAACTGAGGGAGATATTCTCCATGGTCAGTGGTGTGTTAGAGACGGCCGCAGCCAAGAGCGATTCTCTGGAGGGACGTGGTCATGTGATCCAGGAACTGGAAGGACTGAGGGAGAGGCTGAGCGTCCCTGCATCCAGTGGAAGGAAGTCTGATg TAACAGGAATGCTGCAGACGTTCCCCATCCCCACAGCCAAGTGTCGCATGTTCCACTGGGAAAAAGACAACTTTG ATGTCCTTAACACCCTTCTGGATGACGAGCCACAAAATGTATCCACCAGGGAACACCTTAAGGAGGATGAGGACGAAGCGGACATAGAGGACGATGAGGGCCATGACACCTTGTCCGCAGTGTCCGAGTCTTACGCTCCCTCATTCCACTCAGGAGCAGACAGTGACTTTTTCGAAGACTCCGACGACTCCATCAGCTCACCAAAGTCGGCCAAGTCTCCGGCTCGGCTCAGCCAGCACTTGTACCGCCTCCTCCGGAAACCCAAGAGGTCGTTAAACCGCGCCAAAAGTTTGGGATACACGGAATCCAAAGACTTCTCTGTGGTGCGGGAGATCCGTTCTAACTCGCTCCCCCACCACGTGCAACTGCGCAGTCCCGagcccacctcctcctcctcccaggCTCCGCTGAACCACACGGTCCGACAGGTTTGCTTCAGGAGGAGGCCCATCCTCAGCTGCGACGAGGACGAGAAGAGTGCCACGCTGAGGGTGGTGGTGTTCGGCGCCGACCACGTCGCCGGCAAGGTTGCGCGGGCCTACAACAGACTTAGACAAAAAGAGAGTGCTTGTCCTCGTCTCAGCCGGGCcttcaaaattcagttctacttTGTACCTGTTAAGAAAGACTCAGCAGCCGGACAATCTTGCCTCATCTCCCCAAGTCCTAAAGGAGTGAAT GAGGCTGTTAACCTGAATGGAGCAGAAGACAGCACTAATGACATCGCCCATCTCCTCGGGATGTTGGATCCCTGGTACGAAAGAAACACTCTCAGCCTCCTAAAGTTGCCCGCCAATATCGTCTGTCAG CAAACATCCAAGACCGAGTCAGAGTCGTACGACAGTTCATATGAACAACGGCTCCCCATTCTCGCCGACCTGATTCTCTACTATTGTCGTTACGCGGCACGACCTGCTCTGATCCAACTCTACCAAGCTGAG TTGACGTTAGCCAGTGGAGAGAGACGGACGGAGGTGTTCGTCCATTCCCTCGAGTTGGGTCACACTGCAGGGACCAGAGCCATCAAGGCAATGG GCACTGCCAGCAAACGGTTTGGTATCGATGGTGACCGAGAAGCAGTGCCACTCCAGCTTGACATCATGTATAATAGG GTGGTGATTAGTGGGAGGAGTCAGTGCAAAAGAGAATCTAAAATGTGCACTTCAGTCAACTTGACCAAAGCCTGCAAGAATCCTGAAGAGCTAG ACTCACAGTTCGAGTGCTTGCAGCTCAGCATGACAGAGGTTCTAAAAAGACAGAATGGGAAAAGCAAAAAGGGCTACAACATG CACATGAGCTTGACGGAGGTGAAGGTGGACAAGGTGCAGGTCAGCGGCGCTGCAGACACAACCTTTGCTGTATGTCTGGACCAGGATGAGAAGAAGGTACTCCAAAGTGTCATCAG ATGCGACATCTCCGTGTGCTCCAAACCCGACAGCTCCTCAGACTGGAGGCAGCGACAGGCCGAGATGTCGGCCCAAATTCAGCCCTTGCACCCGACCTTCTGCTCTCTCCTCTGTCTGCCCATAGTCACCTTCAGCGGAGCGCTACCCTGA
- the pik3r5 gene encoding phosphoinositide 3-kinase regulatory subunit 5 isoform X2 — translation MQHTSCTEDRIQHALDRCLDGLRHSPTAAHRWDVLMCCVGQSMNRWSLEELVKRDPDNSIILLQQILRKTKEVQERCQYELVAPLAIMFTSTLLQTPYCPPDTELLESAMEVFGAFLTWPEPYCSVCRNLLSTLQLEIKAPGISFQRLVREEQDLNASCQSTKTMTVLLMNSSEVPADFLSVAEQLSCVQHSEKDTYITLIKHAFQSAFGTKHPLCSIHAALQEKGVEELREIFSMVSGVLETAAAKSDSLEGRGHVIQELEGLRERLSVPASSGRKSDGMLQTFPIPTAKCRMFHWEKDNFDVLNTLLDDEPQNVSTREHLKEDEDEADIEDDEGHDTLSAVSESYAPSFHSGADSDFFEDSDDSISSPKSAKSPARLSQHLYRLLRKPKRSLNRAKSLGYTESKDFSVVREIRSNSLPHHVQLRSPEPTSSSSQAPLNHTVRQVCFRRRPILSCDEDEKSATLRVVVFGADHVAGKVARAYNRLRQKESACPRLSRAFKIQFYFVPVKKDSAAGQSCLISPSPKGVNEAVNLNGAEDSTNDIAHLLGMLDPWYERNTLSLLKLPANIVCQQTSKTESESYDSSYEQRLPILADLILYYCRYAARPALIQLYQAELTLASGERRTEVFVHSLELGHTAGTRAIKAMGTASKRFGIDGDREAVPLQLDIMYNRVVISGRSQCKRESKMCTSVNLTKACKNPEELDSQFECLQLSMTEVLKRQNGKSKKGYNMHMSLTEVKVDKVQVSGAADTTFAVCLDQDEKKVLQSVIRCDISVCSKPDSSSDWRQRQAEMSAQIQPLHPTFCSLLCLPIVTFSGALP, via the exons ATGCAGCACACCTCTTGCACGGAGGACAGGATCCAGCACGCACTGGACCGATGCCTGGATGGGCTGAGACACAGTCCAACAGCAGCACACCGCTGGGATG TGCTGATGTGCTGCGTGGGCCAGTCAATGAACCGCTGGAGCCTGGAGGAGCTGGTGAAGAGAGACCCCGACAACTCCATCATCCTCTTGCAGCAGATCCtgaggaagaccaaagag GTGCAGGAGAGGTGTCAGTATGAGCTGGTGGCGCCACTTGCCATCATGTTCACCTCCACGCTGCTGCAG ACGCCGTACTGTCCTCCAGACACGGAGCTACTCGAGAGCGCCATGGAGGTGTTTGGTGCCTTCCTCACGTGGCCCGAGCCGTACTGCAGCGTGTGTCGAAACCTGCTCTCCACACTGCAGCTGGAGATCAAGGCTCCAG GGATTTCTTTTCAGAGATTGGTGAGAGAAGAGCAGGACTTGAACGCCAGCTGTCAGTCCACCAAGAccat GACGGTGTTGCTGATGAACTCGAGCGAGGTGCCTGCTGACTTTCTGTCAGTGGCCGAGCAACTCAGTTGCGTTCAGCACTCTGAGAAGGACACCTACATCACTCTCATCAAACATGCCTTCCAGTCAGCGTTTGGTACCAAGCATCCACTCTGCAGTATCCATGCAGCATTGCAG GAAAAAGGTGTTGAAGAACTGAGGGAGATATTCTCCATGGTCAGTGGTGTGTTAGAGACGGCCGCAGCCAAGAGCGATTCTCTGGAGGGACGTGGTCATGTGATCCAGGAACTGGAAGGACTGAGGGAGAGGCTGAGCGTCCCTGCATCCAGTGGAAGGAAGTCTGATg GAATGCTGCAGACGTTCCCCATCCCCACAGCCAAGTGTCGCATGTTCCACTGGGAAAAAGACAACTTTG ATGTCCTTAACACCCTTCTGGATGACGAGCCACAAAATGTATCCACCAGGGAACACCTTAAGGAGGATGAGGACGAAGCGGACATAGAGGACGATGAGGGCCATGACACCTTGTCCGCAGTGTCCGAGTCTTACGCTCCCTCATTCCACTCAGGAGCAGACAGTGACTTTTTCGAAGACTCCGACGACTCCATCAGCTCACCAAAGTCGGCCAAGTCTCCGGCTCGGCTCAGCCAGCACTTGTACCGCCTCCTCCGGAAACCCAAGAGGTCGTTAAACCGCGCCAAAAGTTTGGGATACACGGAATCCAAAGACTTCTCTGTGGTGCGGGAGATCCGTTCTAACTCGCTCCCCCACCACGTGCAACTGCGCAGTCCCGagcccacctcctcctcctcccaggCTCCGCTGAACCACACGGTCCGACAGGTTTGCTTCAGGAGGAGGCCCATCCTCAGCTGCGACGAGGACGAGAAGAGTGCCACGCTGAGGGTGGTGGTGTTCGGCGCCGACCACGTCGCCGGCAAGGTTGCGCGGGCCTACAACAGACTTAGACAAAAAGAGAGTGCTTGTCCTCGTCTCAGCCGGGCcttcaaaattcagttctacttTGTACCTGTTAAGAAAGACTCAGCAGCCGGACAATCTTGCCTCATCTCCCCAAGTCCTAAAGGAGTGAAT GAGGCTGTTAACCTGAATGGAGCAGAAGACAGCACTAATGACATCGCCCATCTCCTCGGGATGTTGGATCCCTGGTACGAAAGAAACACTCTCAGCCTCCTAAAGTTGCCCGCCAATATCGTCTGTCAG CAAACATCCAAGACCGAGTCAGAGTCGTACGACAGTTCATATGAACAACGGCTCCCCATTCTCGCCGACCTGATTCTCTACTATTGTCGTTACGCGGCACGACCTGCTCTGATCCAACTCTACCAAGCTGAG TTGACGTTAGCCAGTGGAGAGAGACGGACGGAGGTGTTCGTCCATTCCCTCGAGTTGGGTCACACTGCAGGGACCAGAGCCATCAAGGCAATGG GCACTGCCAGCAAACGGTTTGGTATCGATGGTGACCGAGAAGCAGTGCCACTCCAGCTTGACATCATGTATAATAGG GTGGTGATTAGTGGGAGGAGTCAGTGCAAAAGAGAATCTAAAATGTGCACTTCAGTCAACTTGACCAAAGCCTGCAAGAATCCTGAAGAGCTAG ACTCACAGTTCGAGTGCTTGCAGCTCAGCATGACAGAGGTTCTAAAAAGACAGAATGGGAAAAGCAAAAAGGGCTACAACATG CACATGAGCTTGACGGAGGTGAAGGTGGACAAGGTGCAGGTCAGCGGCGCTGCAGACACAACCTTTGCTGTATGTCTGGACCAGGATGAGAAGAAGGTACTCCAAAGTGTCATCAG ATGCGACATCTCCGTGTGCTCCAAACCCGACAGCTCCTCAGACTGGAGGCAGCGACAGGCCGAGATGTCGGCCCAAATTCAGCCCTTGCACCCGACCTTCTGCTCTCTCCTCTGTCTGCCCATAGTCACCTTCAGCGGAGCGCTACCCTGA